One Clavelina lepadiformis chromosome 1, kaClaLepa1.1, whole genome shotgun sequence genomic region harbors:
- the LOC143468719 gene encoding uncharacterized protein LOC143468719 isoform X2: MAGMFSMLRVDGQTGLSQGRDDGGGRTTPTMRSPLPARRAFNAISSGMNYASAKTRLPASMRKKKNDELHPILRRSVCTIVLATLSMVVGVILLLVDLLAYNAEASVRGYVFIGVGSLFIMIGLVWFKHSKSKLRVLREKTEEASKLRQQHLADRVNAAAKKMASMSSQHVVRWPTKKNCDSENHAEIQLTVTTPNGNLLTDSWSSSESDDVINLASSQRQCQPVSLPVQPAYRCENECCADVSPKRCRRSLPDPTLFSLQDRDRTESNSPLVREIDGNARGL; the protein is encoded by the exons ATGGCCGGAATGTTCTCTATGCTCCGTGTAGACGGACAGACTGGATTATCCCAAGGCAGGGATGATGGAGGAGGGCGGACGACTCCGACAATGCGGAGTCCGCTCCCGGCCAGGAGGGCTTTCAACGCCATAAG CTCCGGGATGAACTATGCGTCCGCAAAAACACGACTTCCAGCCAGTATGCGGAAGAAAAA AAACGACGAACTGCATCCTATTTTGAGAAGAAGCGTCTGCACGATCGTTCTAGCCACACTCTCAATGGTAGTCGGGGTCATTCTGCTTCTGGTGGACTTATTAGCTTATAATGCTGAG GCATCTGTTCGTGGTTACGTTTTCATTGGCGTGGGCAGTCTTTTCATCATGATTGGACTTGTCTGGTTTAAACACAGCAAGAGCAAGTTGCGAGTCCTTCGTGAAAAGACGGAAGAAGCAAGTAAG CTACGACAGCAGCATCTAGCGGATCGTGTAAACGCCGCTGCAAAGAAAATGGCGTCAATGAGTTCTCAGCATGTGGTAAGGTGGCCGACTAAAAAGAATTGTGACTCAGAAAATCACGCCGAGATACA GTTGACTGTGACCACGCCGAACGGAAATCTCCTCACAGATTCCTGGTCCTCCTCGGAGTCTGACGACGTGATCAATCTCGCTTCCTCACAAAGACAATGCCAGCCGGTGTCGCTCCCAGTTCAGCCTGCTTATCGCTGCGAGAACGAGTGTTGCGCTGATGTTTCCCCGAAACGTTGCCGAAGAAGTCTCCCAGACCCGACCCTTTTTTCTTTACAGGACAGGGACAGGACCGAGTCAAATTCGCCTCTGGTGCGAGAGATCGATGGGAATGCTAGAG GTTTGTGA
- the LOC143468471 gene encoding hypoxia-inducible factor 1-alpha inhibitor-like: MSYGKRRRTGYDPASIQEYTFPIENIPRLSARDPEVYRLIQASRPVVISDSGLINSALKWNLGYLQENLGDGSFHVYGSKDNRFKYYDEKRAKQCKSFPKPVKRYEVSFNDFLKMLMEKKNTRERIYLQQMLNESVGQEIVKDYVDFNWDWVGRIQNEQGWGPLSSNLLLIGLEGNITPVHYDEQENFFSQISGYKRCLLFSPDQFENLYPHPVAHPCDRQSQVDFSKPDFERFPKFRNARAMEAIVGPGDVLYIPMYWWHQVESLKSLSPIDHKLRDFSTTTSSGSSGDIPPVTVSVNFWYRAAPLPATVKFPISAQQRVSVMRNIEKLLASALGSADEVGKLLSTMVDGRYNEE; this comes from the exons ATGTCATACGGAAAAAGAAGACGAACTGGTTATGATCCTGCGTCAATTCAAGAATACACATTTCCAATTGAGAACATTCCTCGGTTGAGTGCAAGGGATCCAGAAGTTTACAGACTTATCCAGGCTTCG AGACCAGTGGTGATTAGTGATTCCGGCCTGATTAACTCGGCATTAAAGTGGAATCTTGGTTACCTTCAAGAGAATCTCGGCGATGGAAGTTTCCATGTTTATGGTTCAAAGGATAACAGGTTTAAG TATTATGACGAGAAACGTGCAAAACAGTGCAAATCCTTTCCTAAACCCGTGAAACGATACGAAGTATCATTTAATGATTTTCTCAAAATGCTGATGGAAAAGAAGAACACCAGAGAAAG GATATATCTCCAGCAAATGTTGAACGAGTCAGTTGGCCAAGAAATAGTTAAAGATTACGTTGATTTCAACTGGGATTGGGTTGGAAGGATACAGAATGAGCAGGGATGGGGACCTCTCAGCTCCAACCTTCTACTCATAGGCCTGGAAG GCAACATAACTCCAGTGCACTATGATGAGCAGGAAAATTTCTTCAGCCAGATCTCTGGATACAAGCGCTGTCTCCTCTTCTCGCCAGATCAATTTGAAAACCTTTACCCGCATCCTGTAGCGCACCCTTGTGACAGGCAAAGCCAG GTTGACTTCAGCAAACCTGACTTCGAACGCTTTCCGAAATTCCGCAACGCAAGAGCTATGGAGGCCATCGTTGGCCCGGGAGACGTCTTGTACATTCCAATGTACTG GTGGCATCAGGTCGAATCGTTGAAGAGTTTGTCTCCCATCGACCACAAACTCCGGGATTTCTCAACTACCACTAGCAGCGGTTCAAGCGGCGACATTCCACCGGTGACGGTGTCGGTCAACTTCTGGTACCGAGCCGCGCCGCTACCAGCAACCGTCAAATTCCCAATATCCGCACAGCAACGTGTGTCAGTGATGCGAAATATCGAGAAATTACTGGCCAGTGCCCTTGGTAGCGCAGACGAG gtGGGGAAATTGCTTAGTACGATGGTTGACGGTCGTTACAACGAGGAGTAA